Part of the Bacteroidales bacterium genome is shown below.
GATAATATAGACACCGAAGCTCTGATAAAACGACTTATAAATCACTTCAAGATAAATCGCAGAGATGAGCTCTTCTTTCTTATAGGTAACGGAGATATTACCCTTGATGCCAATATCCTTAAAGTTACAGAGGAGAAGAGCGACAACATTATTATCAGATACCTTAAAAAGCCTTTCTCAGCCCTTACCTTAAACAAAACAGCCGAGAAAGAAAAAGAGAAAGAGGAGGATGACAACGAATTTATTGATCGCACATCAATATTCTATATACGTCCCGAAGAGGAGGGAAAACGATACACCTTTGCTTCGTGCTGTACCCCTATCCCCGGTGAAGAGGTTATTGGTTATGTTAACGACAACGAAACAGTTACAATTCATAAAGTTGATTGTTCTGTTGCCACTCGTCTAAAAAGTAGTTTTGGAGAGAGACTTGTTGCCGCACGTTGGATTGAGGGTATTGGACAAAAACCTGTTGCCGCAACAATTGAGATAAACGGAATAGACTCCGTTGGAGTGTTGAATCATATCACGCAAATTATATCACGCGATATGGCAATTAATATTCGTGCCATAACCATTGAAACTAAAGATGGGCTCTTTACAGGAAAACTCTCAATAATGGTTAATGACGCTAAAAAGATTACAGCTCTATGCTCAAGTCTTAAAAAAATTGCAGAGGTTAAATCTGCCACAAGAATTGATTAAACACCATATTGTCACAAGATAGTTATGAGTAAAGATAAATTAAAGAATACAAGCAGAATAATATGGCAAACTCTATTTTTTATATTTGCCGTTTCACTAACAATAACTTTTATCCCTCGCGAAAAACAATTTCGCTATCACTTTGAAAAGGGCAAACCTTGGAGATATGGACTACTTACCGCTCCTTTTGACTTTCCCATATATAAAAGCGAGCAAGATATTGCAATAGAGAGAAACAACATTATAAACTCTCATATCCCTTTCTTTTTAAGTGACAAGGAGAGGCCTGTAAATGAATTAGCAGACTTTAGGGCAAATAACAAATCTTCTGACATAGACTCTATGGCTATGTTTGCTCAAATAGAGGGATTACTTAAAAAGGTTTACGAAAAAGGTGTTGTAGATATTGAAAATTACGACTCTTTAAAAGGCGACAAAACCAAAATTAGAATAAAAAATGGAGGAATAGCAACAGAATATAGCGTTGACAACCTATTGACTCCCAGAATGGCATACGAATATATTTTAAGAAACTGCAAAACCCCTGAAACAAAAGAGGTGGCGAGCAATATAAATTTAAATTTATATATAGAACCAAATCTTATATATGACACTGAATCAAATAACAGAACCATTAATCAACAGATAGACAACATTCTGCCAACTGCTGGAATGATTCAGAAGGGAGAAAGAATAATAGACAAAGGCGTAATTGTCACTCCCGAAATACTCAGAGTCTTAAACTCTTTTGAAAAAGAGACATTAAAGAATAAGGTAGATGTAAATGAAGGTTGGTACACTCTTAGTGGTGAAGTATTATTGGTTTTAATAATATATTCGTTCCTATACCTCTATTTAGGACTCTTCCGCAAGAGAATATTCAGTGATATCAGAAAGTTGTCTCTATTGATGCTGATGATATTGATTATAGTAATCTCTTCGTACCTACTATCGCAACGTTGGTTATTAGGAGTATATATGGTTCCGTTTGCTGTGTTACCAATAATTGTTGTAACCTTTATGGACACAAGAACTGCGCTATATGCAAGCATTGTTGCAATAATGTTATCGTGTTGGTCTTCGCCATTCCCAATAGAGTATGTTCTTCTTCAATTAATTGTTAGTATGACTGCAATTAACTCACTAAAAGAGCTTACAAAACGCTCACAAATGTTCCGCAGTATTGTATTAATGTTTATTGCATATTGTGTGACATATATTGCATACGTACTAATGACCGAAGGTGACTTTGCGAAGATAAACTTCTCGATGTTCCTATTCTTGGGTATAAACTGTTTTATGCTTCTCTTCGCCTACATATTTATATATATGATAGAGAAGTTATGGGGATTCACTTCAAACGTTATGTTGGTGGAGTTGGCAGACCTCAACTCTCCCCTTTTGAAAACATTGTCGGAGAAGTGTCCGGGAACATTCCAACATGCTACTCAAGTTGCTAACCTTGCAGCCGAAGCTGCCAAAGCAATAGGGGCAAATGCCTTACTTGTCAGAACAGGAGCTCTATACCACGACATAGGCAAGAGCGCAAACCCTATGTTCTTTACAGAGAATCAACACGAGATAAATCCACATAAAAATCTATCATACAAAGAGAGTGCAAGGATAATAATCTCTCACGTAAAAGAGGGTATGAAATTGGCAAAGAGTTATCATATACCAGAATCAATAAAGGGATTCATTACAACTCACCATGGTGTTAGTAAAGCAAAATACTTCTACACTATGTACAAAAACGAGCATCCCGAGGAGGAGGTTGATGAGACACTATTTACTTACGAAGGGCCCAAACCAAGAACTAAGGAGGAGGGTATTTTAATGATAGCCGATATTATTGAGGCTAAATCTCGTTCTCTTAAAGACTTCTCCCAAGAGTCGTTAAGCAGAATTGTTAATGGTACTATCGATGATATCGTTGCAGAAGGTCAGCTATCAGACACTCCTCTAACTTTCCGCGATGTAACCGAAATTCGCAAAGTTCTGATTGGCAGATTAGAGGCAATATACCACCCTCGCATAAGTTATCCTGAAGCTAAGAAATAGGGTTATATCTATAGTACTCTTTACTGCTATATTGTTAATGGTCTTAGCTATAATTGTAGCTGTGGCAGCGTTTTACCTTATTGTGTTTATTATTGCTTTTATATACAACAGTTATCTTATTGCTTCGGGTAAAATGAACAGAGAAGAACTCGCTCAAAAAGTAGCAATAGATAGTGATAAACGCAAAAAGGAACGATCAGAAAGAAGAAAAAAGAGAAAAGAGAGGTATGAAAGATGGCTCTCCTTCCCTACTCGGGTTCCATGGCAATAAAGTATAAGAAAACCTACTAGAATAAAAAAGCAAATATATAAACCTATGTAGGCTATCTTAACAAGATAAATTGCTTACATTTAACAACATTATTATAGATATACTCACTAATTACACCTATCATTATAACAAAACTATCTAAATAAGATAAGAGATATAAATCTACAACTGGTTGATATCTTGTATTTATTTTTCGGAATTATCAATTTATTAGCACAAAAAAAAGAGGAGTCTTACAACTCCTCTTTTCATATCTAATGCCTAACGGCAATTATTTCTCTGCTTTCTTTGCTTTTTTATTCAATATTGAATATGCAGTAGGCACAGCCAAGAACAATGTTGAGATTGTTCCTGATATAACACCTAATGTCATTGCAAAGATGAAACTACGGATTGTATCACCTCCCAATATAAACATACAAAGCAGTACCAATATTGTACTCAATGATGTATTTATTGTACGAGACAATGTTGCATTAAGAGCATTATTGAACAATAGTAGTTTCTCGCGTTTTGGATATAAACCTGTCTCCTCACGGATACGGTCAAATACCACCACCTTATCATTTACTGAGTAACCGATAACTGTTAGAATTGCTGCAATAAATGCTTGGTCAATCTCCATTGAGAATGGCAATAATCCGCTGAATAGAGAGTAGAATGCCAAGATAAACAACGCATCAAATGTCAATGCAACCAATGTACCGATACTGAATGCGATGTCGCTAAAGCGAACTAACACATAAAGAGCAATTGCTATCAACGATAGGATAACTGCCCAAATTGCTCCGTATGCAATCTCTTTTGCAATTGAGTTATCAACTTTCTCGATACTTGCAACAATTCCTGACTCTTGTGATTTGAACTCATCTAATGTTACATCACCAAGTTTTGGTTGTAATGCTTTATATAGTTTGTCCAAAATCAAAGTCTCAACTTCAGGATTGCTGTCTGTAATCTTGTAGTTAGTTGATACACGAACTTGGTTGTCGTTACCAATTGTGATAACAGATACTGCTGCTCCCTCCTCATCTGCAAATTGAGCACGTACCATTGCAGCAATCTCTTGTGTATTTGCTTTCTCGTTAAGTGCAATTACATAGTTACGACCTCCTGTGAAATCAATTCCTTTATCCAATCCTAATGTAGTAAGAGATGCTACTCCAACCAATGAGATAATTGCAAATGTTATGAAAGAAACTTTACGATTCTTCAAGAAGTTGAAGTTAGTATTTGTTAGGAAATTCTTAGTTAAAGGAGTTGAGAATGTAAGGTTCTTAATCCAGTTCTTTGATAGCGCAAATTCATAGAACAAGCGAGTCAAGAATACTGCAGTAAAGAACGATACAATAATACCTATTATAAGAGTTGTTGCAAATCCTTTGATAGGACCTGTTCCGAACACAAATAGAATAATACCTGTAATGATTGATGTAATGTTTGCGTCAAAGATTGCAGAGAAGGCATTTTTGTAACCATCGGCAATTGATGCTGCAAGTGATTTTCCACCACGCAACTCCTCTTTTGCACGCTCATAAATTAGTACGTTAGCATCCACTGCAATTGCAAGTGATAGCACAAGTCCGGCAATACCTGACAAAGTTAACACTGCTTGGAACGATGCTAAAATACCAATTGTAAAGAACAAGTTGATGATAAGAGCAACGTTTGCGACCAATCCAGGAACTACTCCATATACAGCAATCATATATATCATCAATATCACAATTGCCAATATAAATGAAACTATACCACTATCAATTGCCTCTTGTCCAAGAGAGGGACCGATTACTGCTTTTTGTTTAACCTCAACAGATGCTGACATCTTACCTGATTTCAACACTGTTGCAAGGTCTCTAGCCTCATCAACTGTAAAGTTTCCACTGATTTGTGAGTTACCACCTTTAATCTCAGTATTTACAACTGGGAATGAATATACATGACCATCAAGCACGATTGCGATACAACGACCAATGTTGTCTCTTGTTATTTGAGCCCATTTTTCAGCAGCAACCTCATTCATGCTCATGCTAACCACTGATTGGTTAGTAAAACGATCAAAATCATCACTTGCTGTGTTTATAATGTCCTCTTCTCCAAGTGATGCTTTACCTGCTGGAGTTGCTTTCAATGCAACCAATTGGTAGATTTTTGAACCCTCCTCAATAGGTTTAACGCTCCAACGAAGTACCAAGTCTGCCGGTAACATATCTTTTACTTGAGGTAAAGAGAACATGCTATCGATAGCAGCCATATCGTTCTCACGAGCATATCCTAATACTGGACTTCCAGGAACATTTGAGGGAGAAAGAAGAGAGAAGATTGTTGTTGCTTTAACAGAATCGTTCTCTACATTTGACATCTCTTGCAATTTTGTATCAGCAGCCATCAATGATGAACTAACTTGATCAAAATTGTAAGTTTCCCAGAACTCTAAGTTTGCACTTCCTTGAAGAAGTTTCTCAACACGCTCAGGTTCTTTTACACCGGGTAACTCAATTAAGATACGACCTGAACCTTTAATTTTTTGGATATTGGGCGAAACAACTCCATATTGGTCGATACGTTTACGAAGTACCTCTACTGTACTATTTACAATATCATCCAACTCAGTTTCCAATACGGCTAAAACTTTATCGTTTGAGTCGCCCGGACCAATTTGTCCTCTATTAGATGAGTTGGCAAAAATTGAAGCCAATTGAATGTCCGGATCAATTTTTTGATATTCATCCATGAAAATTTCAAGGAAGTTTCCACCATCTAATCTTTGAGCGGCTGCTCTTTCTACTGCCAAGTTAAAGTTTTCATCCGGATTGTTTCTTGAAAGTTTACGAAGTACCTCATCAACAGAAACTTGAAGAGTTACTGTCATACCTCCTTTTAGGTCCAATCCAAGACCTACACCCATCTCTTGACATTGTTTAAATGTGTACCAAAGATATACCTTCTCAGTAGAGATTGAGTCAAGGTAATCAGCATACTTTTGCTCATCTCCTGCGGCAAACTCTTCGGCTTTCTTAATTTGGCGGTTCGTTACTACCGAGAATGATAGGTAAAAGATACATACCAAAGTCAATAGCACCGCAAAAACTCTAATAAATCCTTTGTTTTGCATAATATTTAATGTTTCAGTTATATTCCTATTACCCCCTTTAAGGGGATTTTAATTCAATATCGTGCAAAGATAGAACTTTTTTCGTTTATGACAATAAAATAGTTAATATAAATCAACATTTAAGGGTGATATTCTTATTTTAAACAATAAAATGGTATATAAAATGAGAGAAAAGTGAGCGTTTATGATTAACTTTACACCCGAATTTTAAAAATTAGGAATGAAAAATAACAGAATACAATTTTTTACA
Proteins encoded:
- a CDS encoding HDIG domain-containing protein; its protein translation is MSKDKLKNTSRIIWQTLFFIFAVSLTITFIPREKQFRYHFEKGKPWRYGLLTAPFDFPIYKSEQDIAIERNNIINSHIPFFLSDKERPVNELADFRANNKSSDIDSMAMFAQIEGLLKKVYEKGVVDIENYDSLKGDKTKIRIKNGGIATEYSVDNLLTPRMAYEYILRNCKTPETKEVASNINLNLYIEPNLIYDTESNNRTINQQIDNILPTAGMIQKGERIIDKGVIVTPEILRVLNSFEKETLKNKVDVNEGWYTLSGEVLLVLIIYSFLYLYLGLFRKRIFSDIRKLSLLMLMILIIVISSYLLSQRWLLGVYMVPFAVLPIIVVTFMDTRTALYASIVAIMLSCWSSPFPIEYVLLQLIVSMTAINSLKELTKRSQMFRSIVLMFIAYCVTYIAYVLMTEGDFAKINFSMFLFLGINCFMLLFAYIFIYMIEKLWGFTSNVMLVELADLNSPLLKTLSEKCPGTFQHATQVANLAAEAAKAIGANALLVRTGALYHDIGKSANPMFFTENQHEINPHKNLSYKESARIIISHVKEGMKLAKSYHIPESIKGFITTHHGVSKAKYFYTMYKNEHPEEEVDETLFTYEGPKPRTKEEGILMIADIIEAKSRSLKDFSQESLSRIVNGTIDDIVAEGQLSDTPLTFRDVTEIRKVLIGRLEAIYHPRISYPEAKK
- the secD gene encoding protein translocase subunit SecD; its protein translation is MQNKGFIRVFAVLLTLVCIFYLSFSVVTNRQIKKAEEFAAGDEQKYADYLDSISTEKVYLWYTFKQCQEMGVGLGLDLKGGMTVTLQVSVDEVLRKLSRNNPDENFNLAVERAAAQRLDGGNFLEIFMDEYQKIDPDIQLASIFANSSNRGQIGPGDSNDKVLAVLETELDDIVNSTVEVLRKRIDQYGVVSPNIQKIKGSGRILIELPGVKEPERVEKLLQGSANLEFWETYNFDQVSSSLMAADTKLQEMSNVENDSVKATTIFSLLSPSNVPGSPVLGYARENDMAAIDSMFSLPQVKDMLPADLVLRWSVKPIEEGSKIYQLVALKATPAGKASLGEEDIINTASDDFDRFTNQSVVSMSMNEVAAEKWAQITRDNIGRCIAIVLDGHVYSFPVVNTEIKGGNSQISGNFTVDEARDLATVLKSGKMSASVEVKQKAVIGPSLGQEAIDSGIVSFILAIVILMIYMIAVYGVVPGLVANVALIINLFFTIGILASFQAVLTLSGIAGLVLSLAIAVDANVLIYERAKEELRGGKSLAASIADGYKNAFSAIFDANITSIITGIILFVFGTGPIKGFATTLIIGIIVSFFTAVFLTRLFYEFALSKNWIKNLTFSTPLTKNFLTNTNFNFLKNRKVSFITFAIISLVGVASLTTLGLDKGIDFTGGRNYVIALNEKANTQEIAAMVRAQFADEEGAAVSVITIGNDNQVRVSTNYKITDSNPEVETLILDKLYKALQPKLGDVTLDEFKSQESGIVASIEKVDNSIAKEIAYGAIWAVILSLIAIALYVLVRFSDIAFSIGTLVALTFDALFILAFYSLFSGLLPFSMEIDQAFIAAILTVIGYSVNDKVVVFDRIREETGLYPKREKLLLFNNALNATLSRTINTSLSTILVLLCMFILGGDTIRSFIFAMTLGVISGTISTLFLAVPTAYSILNKKAKKAEK